A region from the Rheinheimera mangrovi genome encodes:
- a CDS encoding H-NS family histone-like protein: MSLLLDKKELKKAAKEITTVKLHEVIETLNSVLVERQKETEVLSQIRALAKAQGFTLEQLGYQLNADVVVSHEDDNESKGKRPVKPKFKTINKESQFFYVDAGKLNLLKTHTMKKALVDRGVKVVPFHKVDSKYSKDIEALLAEAGTQAVENFNSKVDVWNLWAQANGEEILSKK; encoded by the coding sequence ATGTCATTGTTACTTGATAAAAAAGAACTGAAAAAAGCCGCTAAAGAAATTACGACGGTTAAATTACATGAAGTGATTGAAACGTTAAATTCAGTATTAGTTGAACGCCAAAAAGAAACTGAAGTGTTATCTCAGATCAGAGCTTTAGCTAAGGCTCAGGGTTTTACTCTGGAGCAACTGGGTTATCAACTGAATGCCGATGTAGTTGTCAGCCACGAAGATGACAACGAATCAAAAGGTAAGCGTCCGGTTAAACCTAAATTTAAAACCATCAATAAAGAAAGTCAGTTTTTTTATGTAGACGCAGGCAAATTAAATTTGCTGAAAACTCACACCATGAAAAAGGCTTTAGTTGACCGTGGTGTTAAAGTGGTGCCATTCCATAAAGTCGATAGCAAATACAGCAAAGATATCGAAGCTTTATTAGCGGAAGCAGGCACACAGGCTGTCGAGAATTTCAATAGTAAAGTAGACGTCTGGAATCTGTGGGCGCAGGCAAACGGCGAAGAAATATTGTCGAAGAAGTAA